Within the Gemmatimonadales bacterium genome, the region GCTTGTTCGGCTTGATGTACTGGACGTGACCGAAGTCGATGAACGCCTCGGGTGACACGAAGTTCGGCGAGTGCCCCTGAAGGGGCCGGCGGACGTGGTCGGAGAACCACTCCGTCTTCGCAGTCACCTGGTCGTTGGGGTCGTCGGTGCGCCGCACCACTTTCCGGTTGGCCACTTCGACCTGCCACTTCACGTCAGTCGGCGTGAGGCCGAGCTCGGTCAGCAGGGCCAGGTCAAGCGGTCGGATGGCGTCGTCGTCGGTGACGACGAAGACCTCCAGGAACGGCCAGACGGGGCGGATCTTCCCGTTCTCCTTGAACACGACCGTCTCGGGAATGTGACTGCCGCTGATTTCGCCGGTCGCGTCGTCCACGAGTAGCGTCTCGGCGCCCTTGATCGTCCGGAACTCAAGGGGCCTGGCCGGCTCCTCCAGCACATAGTTGTCGAGGGGCGTGTCGGCGCCGCCCAGCCGACCGATGGCGAGCGGCGGGAGGATGCGAAGTTCACGGATGGTCATGAGCGGCGCCCTCCCACGTTGCCTCGGACGGTGTCCAGCCATTGCACGGCCTGTCGATCAATCCCCGAGAGGGTCTGCAGATACTTGAGGCCATCGCCGGTGGCGGTCTTGCCGATCTGTTCCGCGAGGTCGGCCGAGGTGTTCAGCAGGTCCCGATGGAGTGCGAGGCAGTCCGCTTCGGTATCGGGGAGCTCGAGCGAGTAGGGCATCTGGAACGGTGGTCCGGCCCGGTGCGGGTCGCCGGGCTTGTCGGTCAGCGGGAGCCGGAAGAGCAGCTCGGACAGCGTCTTGATGTTGTACATCTCGCCGAAGGTCCGGTGCAGCGCGCCACTCCGCATGTTGGGGACGTCGGGATCGGTGGTGCGCTGGAGCCGATAGGTATGCGCAATGTTGGTCAGCAGCATCCTATACCGGAGGTTGAAGAGGCTGGCCCACTCGCGGGACTGCGCCGATTCGATATAGGTCTGTTCGCTGTCGGCCTTTTCCGGTTCGACGGTCGTTGGATTTACGGGGCATTCACGAGTCGGCTTCCATCCTTTCACCTTCTCGAACCCCTGGTAGACACCGACGAAGCGATCGAAGTGGGAGGGCTCCTCGGTCGGCCGCCCCAGCAGGTGCGGTGCCTCTCCCTGACCGGCCACCTGCTTGAGCGCCTCGACCGCCTGGGTCCGCGTGGCCATCTGAAAGACCATGACCTCGCTCTGGTGGTGCGGCGACTGTTTGGCCGCATCCTGGTCGTCGGGGGTGGGTTTGTAGCTCTTTCCCCATTCGTTCCAGTTGGCCTGATAGGCGTAGCTGGCGGCGTTGAACTCGGCGTCGGGGATCTTGGTCGGGTCGGAGAGGATCTCGAGGATCGGTTCGTAGATCTCGCCGACGTGATGCGGGTGCCCGCCGGCCGCCTTCGTCGCCGCCTCCCGGATCCGGGCGATATCCTTGTCGAATTCCTTGCCGCGCTTGGTGCCCTTGCCACCCTTGACCGGGTTCGGCATGTCGGGTTCCATCTCGGCGAAGACGTAACAACTCAGGGATTCGATCGTGAGGGGCTCGAGACTGAACCGGAACGGGTAGTAGGGGCTGTCCCAGGGATAGTCGCTGCGGTACAGGTTGATCTTGCCACCGAGCAGGGTGATGAGGTTCTGGATGCAGAGCAGATGCCCCATCTCCTCCCGGGCGACGGTCAGGATGGCGTCGCGCCAGCGATTGACGTCGTGGCGATGCGCGTCCGGCACCTGCGGCCCGCCGAGGGAATAGGCGCCGTAGAGGTATTGGACCATCAGGCTGTGCTCGAGCTCGGCCCCGACGTGGAGGAGCATGAGGAGATGGTCCCGCCAACTGCGGTCCGCGGGCTTTGGTTGCGCGGCAAGGCGAGGGGCGGTCGGTGCGGTCATTGCACATCCCGGAGAGAGGCCACCAGGAAAGCGGGCGGGCCGGCTCGGTGGAGGAAACTGTGGAGTAGATGGGACACGGAGCAGAGGGAGGCTACGGCCCCCCGGCGAGGCTGTCAAGGAACGGTTGCGTGCCGGAATGCCTTACGAGCCCGCCACCGCGCCCCGGATTCCCACGATCAGCATCTGCGTGCCGATCACGGCCAGGATGAGGCCCATCAGTCGGGTGACGACCTTGATGCCGTTCTGGCCGAGGAATCGGACCAGCGAGGCGCTTCCAAGGAAGGCGATCAGGTTGACGGCGCAGATGACGGCGAGCGCGATGAGGACACGAGTCACCTCAGGTACTGTCGACTCGGCGGCAAAGCTCATCGCGGTCGCGATCGCGCCCGGCCCCGCCAGGATGGGCAATGCCAGGGGGGAGACCGCGATGCCGAGTGCGGCGTGCTGGCTCAGGGCGTTGTCCTCGGCGCTCGGCGTGTGGACGGTGGACTCCTTGCCCTGCAATAGCTGATAGCCGACGAGGGCGATCAGGATACCCCCCGCGATTCGGAACGCCGGGAGCGTGATCCCGAAGAGGGAGAATATCTCCCGGCCCAGGATCGTGAAGGCCGCGATGATGACAAACGCGAGCACGATCGCCTGGATTGCCACGCCGCGCCGTTGCGCCGCGTCCAGGTCCTCGGTAAGCCCGAGAAAGAGCGGGGCGTTGGCAATCGGGTTGATGATGGCGAAGAATGCCATGAACACGGTGCCAAAATGGCTGACGGAAGTCGGCATAGGTGGCGCGCCTCCTGGAGATTGCCGAATCTATCTCCTTCGCGGTATGATGTCGAATCGACTGAAACGTCCCGCACCAGGAGTCAGGCATGAGTCTCATCTCCATCAATCCGTCCACCGGACAGACCATCGCCACCCATCCGGAGATGTCGCCGAAGGAGGTGCGGGCCGCCGTCGCACTGGCGCACAAGGCGTTTCTCAAGTGGCGGACGGTTCCGGTGGCTGCCCGGACGGAGCCGTTGCGGCAGACCGCGCGGCTCCTGCGCGAGCGAATCGAGGAATACGCCGCGCTGATGGCGAGGGAAATGGGCAAGCCGCTGGCGCAGGGCAGGGGCGAGGTGGAGAAGTGCGCCTGGGCCTGTGAGTACTACGCCGACCACGCCGAGGCGTTCCTCGCCCCGGAAATGGTCGTCACGGACGCCCTGCGGAGTTACGTGGCGTATCGCCCGATCGGCATCATCCTCGCCATCATGCCGTGGAACTTCCCGTTCTGGCAGGTGCTCCGGTTTGCGGCACCCACGCTGGCCGGCGGGAACGCGGCACTCCTGAAGCACGCGTCCAATGTGCCGGGCTGTGCCCTGGCCATCGAGAAGCTCCTGCGGGACGCCGGTTTTCCAGCGCACCTGTTCCAGACGCTGCTCATTACCGCGGCGCAGGCGAAGTCCGTCATCCGGCACAAGCATGTGGCGGCAGTCACCCTGACCGGGAGCACCGCAGCGGGCAAGGCGGTCGCAAAGGAAGCAGGCGCTCGTCTCAAGAAGTGCGTCCTTGAACTGGGCGGGAGCGATCCCTACCTGGTGCTGGAGGACGCCGATCTTGTCGAGGCCGTGGAGGCCTGCGTCACCAGTCGCCTCATCAACTCCGGGCAGAGTTGCATCGCCGCGAAACGGTTCGTCGTGGTGGAGGCCGTCCGGCCGGAGTTCGAACGGCTGTTGCTGGAACGGATGCGGCGAGTGCGGATGGGGGATCCGCTCAACGCGGAGACGGACATCGGTCCGCAGGCCGGCGCGGAGCTGCGCGACCGCCTGCACGACCAGGTCCAGCGTTCGGTCGCCGCCGGCGCCCGGCTTCTGCTTGGCGGCACGGTGCCGTCGGGGCCGGGGAGTTTCTACCCGGCGACCATCCTCACCGACGTGGCGAAGGGGATGCCGGCGTACAGCGAGGAACTGTTCGGGCCGGTGGCGGCGGTCATCGCGGCCAGGAACGCACGGGCCGCCATCAAGATCGCCAATGACACGTCCTACGGCCTTGGCGCGGCGGTGTTCACGGCGGATGTGGCCCGGGGGGAGAAGATCGCTGCCGACGAGCTGGAAGCGGGCTCGTGCTTCGTGAACGCTTTCGTGCGCTCTGACCCACGGCTGCCGTTCGGGGGGGTCAAGGAGAGCGGCGGTGGGCGGGAACTGGGTCGGCACGGCATGCTGGAGTTTCAGAACGCGAAGACGGTCTACGTCCGCTGAACGGGACGCCCGTCAGTGCGGCAGCGCTCGCCGCATGCCCAACTCCAGGATCTGCTGTTCCAGGCCGCTGATCGACCGGTAGACGGTGTCGGGGGCTGCGCCTCCCCGAAATTTCAGGATCACGTAGCCTTCCCGGCTGGTGCGGGCGAGCAGCAACGTGAAGGCCTCGTGGCGAAAGCGCCGTGATACCCCGTCCGTGATCACGATCAGGTCCATCGGGGTCACGACAAGGGCGTCGCGCATGCCATGGTCGTGCGGCGCGAAGATATACAGTGCGGTGTCCTGCGCCGTGAGCGCACCCAGCGCACGAGCCGAGTCGACAAGAGCGGGCGGGATCGTCGGAGCGCTCGCATCGATGCCGGGCGGATCCCCGGTTCGGAATCCGATCCAGATCCTGAGCGCGAGGTAGCCGATCAGGGCCATTCCAAGCGCCAGTCCCCCGACCACCATCGCCGTCCGCCCGAACCAGCGCCGGCGGGTCCGCCGCCTGGCCAGCTTCGGCGACAGCAGCTTGTCCGACGCACTCGCCGCCCGAAGGGCATGGGCCATGTCCCTGGCGGATCCCCAGCGGTCGTCAGGGTTCTTCGCCAGTGCACGTGTGATGATGTCGGACAAGGCCCTCGGGAGTTCGGGGGCAACACTCGAGAGCGGTTCCGGCGCCTTGCTTACCTGGTTGGCCATGATGTTTACTGCTGAGTTGCCGGAGATCGGCCGCTTTCCCGTTGCCGC harbors:
- a CDS encoding ferritin-like domain-containing protein, translating into MTAPTAPRLAAQPKPADRSWRDHLLMLLHVGAELEHSLMVQYLYGAYSLGGPQVPDAHRHDVNRWRDAILTVAREEMGHLLCIQNLITLLGGKINLYRSDYPWDSPYYPFRFSLEPLTIESLSCYVFAEMEPDMPNPVKGGKGTKRGKEFDKDIARIREAATKAAGGHPHHVGEIYEPILEILSDPTKIPDAEFNAASYAYQANWNEWGKSYKPTPDDQDAAKQSPHHQSEVMVFQMATRTQAVEALKQVAGQGEAPHLLGRPTEEPSHFDRFVGVYQGFEKVKGWKPTRECPVNPTTVEPEKADSEQTYIESAQSREWASLFNLRYRMLLTNIAHTYRLQRTTDPDVPNMRSGALHRTFGEMYNIKTLSELLFRLPLTDKPGDPHRAGPPFQMPYSLELPDTEADCLALHRDLLNTSADLAEQIGKTATGDGLKYLQTLSGIDRQAVQWLDTVRGNVGGRRS
- a CDS encoding MarC family protein produces the protein MPTSVSHFGTVFMAFFAIINPIANAPLFLGLTEDLDAAQRRGVAIQAIVLAFVIIAAFTILGREIFSLFGITLPAFRIAGGILIALVGYQLLQGKESTVHTPSAEDNALSQHAALGIAVSPLALPILAGPGAIATAMSFAAESTVPEVTRVLIALAVICAVNLIAFLGSASLVRFLGQNGIKVVTRLMGLILAVIGTQMLIVGIRGAVAGS
- a CDS encoding NAD-dependent succinate-semialdehyde dehydrogenase, with amino-acid sequence MSLISINPSTGQTIATHPEMSPKEVRAAVALAHKAFLKWRTVPVAARTEPLRQTARLLRERIEEYAALMAREMGKPLAQGRGEVEKCAWACEYYADHAEAFLAPEMVVTDALRSYVAYRPIGIILAIMPWNFPFWQVLRFAAPTLAGGNAALLKHASNVPGCALAIEKLLRDAGFPAHLFQTLLITAAQAKSVIRHKHVAAVTLTGSTAAGKAVAKEAGARLKKCVLELGGSDPYLVLEDADLVEAVEACVTSRLINSGQSCIAAKRFVVVEAVRPEFERLLLERMRRVRMGDPLNAETDIGPQAGAELRDRLHDQVQRSVAAGARLLLGGTVPSGPGSFYPATILTDVAKGMPAYSEELFGPVAAVIAARNARAAIKIANDTSYGLGAAVFTADVARGEKIAADELEAGSCFVNAFVRSDPRLPFGGVKESGGGRELGRHGMLEFQNAKTVYVR
- a CDS encoding serine/threonine-protein kinase translates to MDDVRLAQLRSRLAAALGTRLELGELLGVGGFAAVFRARDPLLSRDVAIKALDPALVLDDTAADRLLDEARLVATAEHPHIVPLYEAGHRDGVVYLVMRFFPDGTLGTRLSREGPLTPAGVARLGVEVADALSAAHARGVLHLDIKPENLLLDADGHAFVADFGISRVATAADASPDGTSSGTPHYMSPEQVAGDRLDGRADVYALGVVLYEAATGKRPISGNSAVNIMANQVSKAPEPLSSVAPELPRALSDIITRALAKNPDDRWGSARDMAHALRAASASDKLLSPKLARRRTRRRWFGRTAMVVGGLALGMALIGYLALRIWIGFRTGDPPGIDASAPTIPPALVDSARALGALTAQDTALYIFAPHDHGMRDALVVTPMDLIVITDGVSRRFRHEAFTLLLARTSREGYVILKFRGGAAPDTVYRSISGLEQQILELGMRRALPH